From the Comamonas odontotermitis genome, one window contains:
- a CDS encoding potassium transporter Kup, translating into MAQRLDVQNSKKSSLSALTLGAVGVVYGDIGTSVLYSLKEVFGSGHVPFTHDNVYGVLSILFWTLTLIVSLKYVVLVLRADNNGEGGLIAMLALASQAVKDKPRLRSVLMLIGIFGTCLFYGDGVITPSISVLSAVEGLEVVSPAFKSWVIPLTLVVLLALFLVQKRGTAGIGKFFGPIMVVWFLSIAALGLWNIVDHPQVLWALSPHYALRFIIANPGISFIILGAVVLCVTGAEALYADMGHFGKKPIRLAWFGIAMPSLVLNYFGQGALVLENADAVKNPFFMLAPQWALLPVVVLATMATVIASQALITGAFSVTKQVIQLGYLPRIQIQHTSVRDTGQIYIPFVNWGLFWAIVLAVLLFKSSSNMAAAYGIAVTLDMTITTVLTFFVLRFGWKYPLWVALAPTLFFFCIDFTFFASNLLKLFDGGWFPLVIGLSMFTMMMTWKRGRELVYQSLHANGIELKGFLQMVLQAPPTRVAGTAVFLTSDPNVVPTALLHNLKHNKVLHEQNIFVTIVYHEVPWIGMDKRTAIEPLGSDCWQVQLNYGFKNDVDVPLALQQLRLRGCDTEPMSTSYFLSRDVFVPTDKASAGMAPWRQKLFAQMHHNAAGAAEFLLLPSNSLVELGSKLEI; encoded by the coding sequence ATGGCACAAAGGCTTGACGTGCAAAACAGCAAGAAATCATCGCTCTCCGCCCTGACGCTGGGAGCGGTTGGCGTAGTCTATGGCGATATCGGCACCAGCGTGCTGTATTCGCTCAAAGAGGTATTTGGCTCCGGCCATGTGCCTTTCACCCACGACAACGTCTATGGCGTGCTCTCCATCCTGTTCTGGACCTTGACGCTCATCGTCTCGCTCAAGTACGTGGTGCTGGTGCTGCGGGCAGACAACAACGGCGAAGGCGGTTTGATCGCCATGCTGGCGCTGGCCTCGCAGGCGGTCAAGGACAAACCGCGCCTGCGCTCCGTGCTCATGCTGATCGGCATCTTTGGCACCTGCCTGTTTTATGGCGATGGGGTGATCACACCGTCGATCTCGGTGCTTTCGGCGGTCGAAGGCCTGGAAGTTGTCTCGCCCGCGTTCAAATCCTGGGTGATACCGCTCACCCTGGTGGTGCTGCTGGCGCTGTTTCTGGTGCAAAAGCGGGGAACGGCGGGCATCGGCAAGTTCTTCGGGCCGATCATGGTGGTCTGGTTCCTCAGCATTGCAGCGCTGGGCCTGTGGAACATCGTGGACCATCCGCAGGTGCTGTGGGCGCTCAGCCCGCACTATGCGTTGCGCTTCATCATCGCCAACCCGGGCATCAGCTTCATCATTCTGGGTGCCGTGGTTCTGTGTGTGACGGGCGCCGAGGCCCTGTACGCCGATATGGGCCACTTCGGCAAGAAGCCGATCCGTCTCGCCTGGTTCGGCATCGCCATGCCATCGCTGGTGCTCAACTACTTTGGCCAGGGCGCTCTGGTGCTGGAAAACGCCGATGCGGTGAAGAACCCGTTTTTCATGCTGGCGCCGCAATGGGCCCTGCTGCCGGTGGTGGTGCTGGCCACCATGGCCACGGTGATTGCGTCGCAGGCGCTGATCACCGGCGCTTTCAGCGTCACCAAGCAGGTGATTCAGCTGGGCTACCTGCCGCGTATACAGATCCAGCACACCAGCGTGCGCGATACGGGGCAGATCTACATTCCCTTCGTCAACTGGGGCCTGTTCTGGGCCATTGTGCTGGCGGTGCTGCTGTTCAAATCCAGCAGCAACATGGCCGCAGCTTACGGTATTGCGGTCACCCTGGACATGACGATCACCACGGTGCTCACCTTCTTTGTGCTGCGCTTTGGCTGGAAGTATCCCCTGTGGGTGGCGCTGGCGCCCACGCTGTTCTTCTTCTGCATCGACTTCACCTTCTTCGCCTCCAATTTGCTCAAGTTGTTTGATGGCGGCTGGTTCCCGCTGGTGATCGGCCTGTCGATGTTCACCATGATGATGACTTGGAAGCGCGGGCGCGAGCTGGTTTACCAGTCGCTGCATGCCAATGGCATCGAACTCAAGGGCTTTTTGCAGATGGTGCTGCAGGCACCGCCGACGCGTGTGGCGGGCACAGCCGTCTTTCTCACCTCCGACCCGAACGTGGTGCCGACTGCGCTGCTGCACAACCTCAAGCACAACAAGGTGCTGCATGAGCAGAACATCTTCGTGACCATCGTCTACCACGAGGTGCCCTGGATTGGCATGGACAAGCGCACCGCGATCGAGCCCCTGGGCAGCGATTGCTGGCAGGTGCAGCTGAACTATGGGTTCAAGAACGACGTGGATGTGCCCCTGGCGCTGCAGCAGCTGCGCCTGCGTGGCTGCGACACCGAGCCGATGAGCACGAGCTACTTCCTCTCGCGCGACGTGTTCGTTCCCACCGACAAGGCGAGTGCCGGCATGGCGCCGTGGCGACAGAAACTGTTTGCGCAGATGCACCACAATGCAGCGGGCGCGGCAGAGTTTCTGCTGCTGCCCAGCAACAGCCTGGTGGAGCTGGGCTCCAAACTGGAAATCTAA
- a CDS encoding benzoate/H(+) symporter BenE family transporter, with product MRFFKDLSVSALVAGFVTVLVGLTSSIAVVFQAAQSFGATPAQLSSWVWALGMGVGLCCWLPSMWWRKPVVVAWSTPGAAVLATAGATGAFTMNEAIGAFVLSAALITLVGLTGWFERLMNRIPIAIASALLAGVLTRFGLDAFAAAQTNTWLVVAMLVVYLVGRRWVPRYAVMLTLAAGIVVALAQGKIQWAAVQPGLTFPIFTMPAFSLQAAISLALPLFVVTMASQNLPGVAVIRGTGYDLPISKLISITGLATLVLAPFGGYAINLAAITAAICMGPEAHPDKARRYAAAVVCGVIYVLIGCFGVVIAGLLTAFPHELVVAIAGIALLGTIGNGLFMAVQSEQYREAALITFLVTVSGVTIAGVGSAFWGVVAGSLALFVQHYGKR from the coding sequence ATGCGGTTTTTCAAGGATCTGAGCGTATCGGCGCTCGTGGCAGGCTTTGTGACGGTGCTGGTGGGCCTTACCAGCTCCATTGCCGTGGTCTTTCAGGCGGCGCAAAGCTTTGGCGCCACGCCAGCGCAGCTGTCGTCCTGGGTATGGGCGCTGGGCATGGGCGTGGGCCTGTGCTGCTGGCTGCCCAGCATGTGGTGGCGCAAACCGGTCGTGGTGGCCTGGTCCACGCCCGGTGCCGCGGTGCTGGCAACGGCAGGCGCCACGGGCGCGTTCACCATGAACGAAGCCATTGGGGCCTTTGTACTGAGCGCTGCACTCATCACCCTGGTAGGCCTCACAGGGTGGTTCGAGCGTCTGATGAACCGCATCCCCATTGCCATTGCATCGGCCTTGCTGGCTGGCGTGCTGACCCGTTTCGGGCTGGATGCCTTTGCTGCGGCTCAGACCAATACCTGGCTGGTGGTTGCGATGCTGGTCGTGTATTTGGTGGGGCGCCGCTGGGTGCCGCGCTATGCCGTCATGCTGACCTTGGCGGCGGGTATCGTGGTGGCGCTGGCGCAGGGCAAAATCCAGTGGGCAGCCGTGCAACCGGGGCTCACTTTTCCCATTTTCACCATGCCGGCCTTCAGTCTGCAGGCGGCCATCAGCCTGGCGCTGCCGCTGTTTGTCGTCACCATGGCCTCGCAGAACCTGCCCGGCGTAGCCGTCATCCGTGGAACGGGCTACGACTTGCCCATCTCCAAGCTGATCTCCATCACAGGCCTGGCAACCCTGGTGCTGGCGCCATTTGGCGGTTATGCCATCAACCTGGCGGCCATCACCGCCGCCATCTGCATGGGGCCTGAAGCGCACCCCGACAAGGCTCGTCGCTATGCGGCCGCCGTGGTCTGCGGTGTCATCTATGTACTGATTGGCTGCTTTGGCGTGGTGATTGCAGGCTTGCTTACCGCCTTTCCGCACGAGTTGGTGGTTGCAATTGCCGGCATCGCGCTGTTGGGCACCATTGGCAACGGCCTGTTCATGGCGGTGCAAAGCGAGCAATACCGCGAAGCCGCGCTGATCACCTTCCTTGTCACCGTGAGCGGCGTGACAATAGCCGGAGTCGGATCAGCCTTTTGGGGCGTGGTGGCAGGCAGCCTCGCGCTTTTTGTGCAACATTATGGCAAGCGATGA
- the gshB gene encoding glutathione synthase, whose protein sequence is MHILFVADPLESFKIYKDSTFAMMRSAQARGHRISACEPQDMHWISGEKVTARVRDILLTGNESAWFDETQNRRAELASFDAIVMRKDPPFDSEYFYSTHLLEQAEREGAKVFNKPASLRDHPEKLAVMEFAQYTPPTLVTRSAQDIRDFHAKHQDIILKPLDGMGGMGIFRVGPDGMNLGSIIETLNQGGAQSVMVQKYLPEIVKGDKRVLIIGGQPVPYCLARIPQGNEVRGNLAAGGKGVAQPLEAEDRAIAERVGAKLAPRGLLLIGLDIIGHSITEINVTSPTCFQEIEQQAGFKVGDMFVEALEKAVAGAA, encoded by the coding sequence ATGCATATCCTCTTTGTTGCCGACCCGCTCGAATCCTTCAAGATCTACAAGGACAGCACCTTTGCCATGATGCGCAGTGCCCAGGCGCGGGGCCACCGCATCAGCGCCTGTGAGCCCCAGGACATGCACTGGATCAGTGGAGAAAAAGTCACCGCCCGCGTGCGCGACATCCTGCTGACCGGCAACGAATCTGCCTGGTTTGACGAAACCCAGAACCGCAGGGCAGAGCTGGCCAGCTTTGATGCCATCGTCATGCGCAAGGATCCGCCGTTTGACAGCGAATACTTCTACTCGACCCACTTGCTGGAGCAAGCCGAGCGCGAAGGCGCCAAGGTCTTCAACAAACCCGCCTCGCTGCGCGACCACCCTGAAAAGCTGGCCGTCATGGAATTCGCCCAGTACACGCCGCCCACCTTGGTGACACGCAGCGCGCAGGACATCCGCGACTTTCATGCCAAGCACCAGGACATCATCCTCAAGCCCCTCGATGGCATGGGGGGCATGGGCATCTTCCGCGTCGGTCCTGATGGCATGAACCTGGGCAGCATCATCGAAACCCTGAACCAGGGCGGCGCGCAAAGCGTCATGGTGCAGAAATACCTGCCGGAAATCGTCAAGGGTGACAAGCGCGTGCTCATCATTGGCGGCCAGCCCGTACCGTACTGCCTGGCGCGAATTCCGCAAGGCAACGAAGTGCGCGGCAACCTGGCTGCAGGTGGCAAAGGCGTTGCCCAGCCGCTGGAAGCTGAAGACCGAGCCATTGCCGAACGGGTCGGTGCCAAGCTGGCGCCGCGCGGATTGCTGTTGATCGGCCTCGACATCATCGGGCACAGCATCACCGAAATCAATGTCACCAGTCCCACCTGCTTCCAGGAAATCGAGCAGCAGGCTGGCTTCAAGGTGGGCGACATGTTTGTGGAAGCGCTCGAAAAGGCGGTTGCGGGAGCTGCCTGA